In Macadamia integrifolia cultivar HAES 741 chromosome 5, SCU_Mint_v3, whole genome shotgun sequence, a single window of DNA contains:
- the LOC122078276 gene encoding thylakoid lumenal 17.9 kDa protein, chloroplastic, with product MIPLLSPPFSFSTIFASAKSLNPAVFCYSRTQNPTDTSRNSRVQAQDKASCSLVSNLISLAAVVATLNSALPSHAILSLNSQTPPLSPTTPFSQSKKLETGLEADGKIRPCPSTNPGCISTNPKSSSFAFPWVIPDNSLDNAVQKLQEAIINTQKNAKILVIKDTPYGQYLQAEVDGGFSPDVLEFLVKGDTVAYRSVAAKVIYIYPFTTALGDSKGQEERMQKILDQLGWYAPSFNTMD from the exons atgattcCTCTGCTCTCACCTCCATTTTCGTTTTCGACAATCTTTGCTTCAGCAAAGAGTTTAAATCCCGCGGTTTTTTGCTACTCCAGAACTCAAAATCCAACGGATACCTCTCGAAATTCCAGAGTTCAAGCTCAAGATAAAGCTTCTTGTTCTCTTGTATCCAACCTAATCTCTTTAGCCGCAGTTGTTGCGACTCTAAATTCAGCTCTACCCTCCCATGCAATTCTCTCACTCAACTCTCAGACACCTCCCCTTTCTCCTACCACTCCATTCTCACAATCTAAGAAGTTAGAGACTGGATTAGAAGCTGATGG GAAAATTAGACCATGTCCCTCCACAAATccgggttgcatttctacaaacCCAAAGTCATCATCCTTTGCTTTTCCGTGGGTGATTCCAGATAATTCTTTGGATAATGCGGTTCAG AAGTTACAGGAAGCCATCATCAATACTCAGAAGAATGCAAAGATTCTGGTCATCAAAGATACCCCATATG GCCAATATCTACAAGCAGAGGTTGACGGGGGTTTCAGCCCAGACGTGCTGGAGTTCTTGGTCAAAGGAGACACAGTTGCCTATAGATCAGTGGCCGCTAAGGTTATCTACATTTACCCATTCACCACAGCTTTAGGAGACTCTAAAGGGCAGGAAGAGAGAATGCAGAAGATCCTTGACCAGTTGGGTTGGTATGCTCCAAGTTTTAACACCATGGATTGA